Sequence from the Paenibacillus tundrae genome:
AAACGCAGAGCTGAACGATGCACTCCTTCGTGGCTTATGCCTATACATCGACCGTGCTATCAAAGAGAACATTCAGACCGACCGTGCCGTCTCCTCGGCCCTCAAGCTGAAACGTTTCATCGAGGAACATGCCACCGTAACGTTCAAACTGGAAGAGGCAGCACGATACGCGGGACTAAGCCTATCTCGTGCAGTACGCTTGTTCAAGGAGCACTACGGTCAGACCATGATCCAATATGCAATCGAAATTCGTCTGAACGCTGCGCTGGAGCGTATGAAATACAGTGAAATGACATTGGAACACATTGCGGAATCCTGTGGATTTGCAAGCTATTCCTATTTCCATCGGGTCTTCCGTACACACTTCGGGATGTCACCTGCGGAATATCGGGAATCGCAGTCCCACCCACCTATGGATCTAGAGCACGTTTGAGTTAAGATTAAGAAAGTATTCTTGAACGCACCAAAGAGCCTTACTCCTCTAAGTGGCTTAATCAAATAAGCTAAAGTATAGAAGGTAGGGCTAGGTGTCGTCCTCTCCTACTGTTATAGTGCTCACTCTGACGGTAGAATTAGACATTTTTCCAGTTCAGTTCTTTTCCAACTAAATAGCTACACACTCTTGACTTGCTGAACATGTGTAGGATATCTGAAGCAGAGCGCACCGAACTCGTCATTCCCGATATGGTAGGCCGGATCTTCTTCAAAACCAAACCGTCGATACAACGCTACGGCATTAAGCATACTCGGACTCGTATACAAATAAACAAAATCACGATTGAACGTTTTGGCGGATTCGACGCACCGATCAAGCAATGCCCGCGCAACACCATGTCCCCGCCAGTCTGGATGAACGGCAAGTAAGCG
This genomic interval carries:
- a CDS encoding helix-turn-helix transcriptional regulator; its protein translation is METTVLICDYSYHYKAFNHNMRGNLQSFLFRLQTEGTCKIYIQDEEFTMTSGDLLLLKPGDDYRLVVEEPHKEGRLSSGDYYLFCEGSWIDHWWGQTARPTLSRIGLDDKLVSLWRNMLLEKRRGPLEENAELNDALLRGLCLYIDRAIKENIQTDRAVSSALKLKRFIEEHATVTFKLEEAARYAGLSLSRAVRLFKEHYGQTMIQYAIEIRLNAALERMKYSEMTLEHIAESCGFASYSYFHRVFRTHFGMSPAEYRESQSHPPMDLEHV